A window of the Phaenicophaeus curvirostris isolate KB17595 chromosome 9, BPBGC_Pcur_1.0, whole genome shotgun sequence genome harbors these coding sequences:
- the CH25H gene encoding cholesterol 25-hydroxylase — MGGVFLSSMLDKGLQDLQTSQTAISMNCSLPDRGLFSYGMDRQRDRLCLQSLWDFVTAKEPWIKSPFFPVLFSFTAYMAFCLPYIVLDFASTRLPNLRKYKIQPQNYPTSGMMVPCIVQSVYHHVVLIFPVTFLHWYWRPMNLPAIAPELPEVLLEVAVCLLLFDFEYFLWHLLHHKVPWLYKTFHKVHHKHVSTFALTTQYSSVWELLSLGFFSAINPVLLGCHPLTEMIFFLVNIWLSVEDHSGYDLPWSTHRLMPFGLYGGAPHHDLHHLKFKSNYAPYFTHWDKIFGTFTESHSN, encoded by the coding sequence ATGGGTGGAGTTTTCCTTTCAAGCATGCTAGATAAAGGCTTGCAGGATTTACAGACCTCTCAGACTGCAATCAGCATGAACTGCAGTCTGCCAGACAGAGGTCTGTTCAGCTACGGCATGGATAGACAGCGGGACAGGTTGTGCCTTCAGTCTCTCTGGGACTTTGTCACAGCAAAGGAGCCATGGATCAAGTCACCGttttttccagtgctgttttcttttacagcatACATGGCTTTCTGTCTTCCATATATTGTACTGGACTTTGCAAGCACTAGGCTACCAAACTtgagaaaatacaaaatccAGCCACAGAACTATCCAACCTCTGGAATGATGGTGCCTTGCATTGTTCAAAGTGTATATCACCATGTTGTTTTGATCTTCCCAGTGACATTTCTTCACTGGTACTGGAGACCAATGAATCTGCCAGCGATAGCTCCAGAGCTGCCAGAGGTCCTGCTGGAAGTAGCAGTTTGCCTTCTTCTGTTTGATTTTGAGTACTTTCTGTGGCATTTGCTTCATCACAAGGTGCCTTGGCTCTACAAGACCTTCCACAAGGTGCATCACAAGCATGTGTCAACATTTGCTCTTACTACACAGTATTCCAGTGTATGGGAATTGCTctcactggggtttttttctgctatcaACCCAGTGCTCCTTGGATGCCATCCTTTGACAGAAatgattttcttccttgtaaACATTTGGTTGTCAGTGGAGGACCATTCAGGATATGACCTTCCATGGTCAACTCACCGACTCATGCCTTTTGGTTTGTATGGAGGAGCACCACATCATGATCTTCATCATCTGAAATTCAAATCAAACTATGCGCCTTACTTCACACACTGGGACAAAATCTTTGGGACATTTACAGAGTCACATTCTAATTAA